Proteins encoded in a region of the Methanofollis tationis genome:
- a CDS encoding aldehyde dehydrogenase family protein yields MTEPRPFLVGGEWRRSDTVEEVRFPYDHSPVDTFCLAGATDLEDAVRSAQEGFGRTRRLPAHERIRILKRFAWLIEERKEDLSRLITLEAGKTSALARAEVDRAKETILLSAEEAGRIYGEILPLDLTPAAGGRTGYLRRFPIGTVLAITPFNFPFNLACHKIGPAVAAGNAVILKPATKTPLSSLLLGSLLIEAGYPAEAVSVLPCTPDLAEWLVRDERIAYLSFTGSPGVGWRLKEIAGRKRVGLELGGNAAAIVHADADLPYAAERIVQGGFSNAGQVCISVQRVFIHRDVYDDCLAMILERTGALAVGDPRDSRTDIGPMISEAAAAEAEEKVREAVFEGASVLAGGKREGTLFLPTVLADTVPTMRVNATEVFAPVITVTPYDTFEEALAMANDSVFGLQTGIFTDGFDRVFTAFEECEAGALMVNDVPTFRADAMPYGGAKASGLGREGPRYAIEEMTTMRLMVLNRRRPDPSGR; encoded by the coding sequence ATGACCGAACCCAGACCATTCCTGGTCGGCGGGGAGTGGCGGCGGAGCGACACGGTAGAAGAGGTCCGTTTTCCCTACGACCACTCGCCTGTCGACACCTTCTGCCTCGCCGGGGCGACCGACCTCGAGGACGCTGTCCGCTCTGCGCAGGAGGGCTTCGGACGGACACGGCGGCTTCCTGCCCACGAACGCATCAGGATTCTCAAAAGATTCGCCTGGTTGATCGAGGAGCGAAAAGAGGACCTTTCACGGCTCATCACCCTTGAGGCCGGAAAGACGTCGGCCCTCGCCCGCGCCGAGGTGGACCGGGCGAAAGAGACGATCCTCCTTTCAGCCGAAGAGGCAGGGCGGATCTACGGCGAGATCCTCCCCCTCGACCTGACTCCCGCGGCCGGGGGCCGGACCGGCTACCTCCGCCGGTTCCCGATCGGCACGGTGCTGGCGATCACCCCGTTCAACTTTCCTTTCAACCTTGCCTGCCACAAGATCGGCCCGGCCGTGGCGGCGGGAAACGCCGTCATTCTGAAGCCGGCCACAAAGACCCCACTCTCAAGCCTCCTCCTCGGATCGCTTCTGATTGAGGCCGGGTATCCTGCAGAGGCGGTATCGGTTCTCCCCTGCACCCCGGACCTTGCCGAATGGCTGGTGCGGGACGAGCGGATCGCCTACCTCTCGTTCACCGGGAGTCCTGGCGTCGGCTGGCGGCTCAAAGAGATCGCCGGGCGAAAACGGGTCGGGCTGGAGCTCGGCGGCAATGCGGCGGCGATCGTCCATGCCGATGCCGACCTCCCCTATGCGGCCGAACGGATCGTCCAGGGCGGCTTCTCCAACGCCGGGCAGGTCTGCATCTCGGTCCAGCGGGTCTTCATCCACCGGGATGTCTATGACGACTGCCTTGCGATGATCCTCGAGCGCACCGGCGCCCTTGCGGTGGGCGACCCCCGCGATTCCCGGACCGATATCGGGCCGATGATCTCCGAGGCGGCGGCTGCAGAGGCAGAGGAAAAGGTGCGGGAGGCGGTCTTCGAGGGGGCAAGCGTCCTTGCCGGCGGAAAGCGCGAAGGGACGCTCTTTTTGCCGACGGTGCTTGCCGACACCGTCCCGACGATGCGGGTGAACGCCACCGAAGTCTTCGCCCCGGTGATCACGGTGACACCGTACGACACCTTCGAGGAGGCACTCGCCATGGCAAACGATTCGGTCTTCGGTCTTCAGACCGGCATCTTCACCGATGGCTTCGACCGGGTCTTCACCGCCTTTGAGGAATGCGAGGCCGGGGCGCTGATGGTGAACGACGTCCCGACGTTCAGGGCTGACGCCATGCCCTACGGCGGGGCAAAAGCCTCCGGCCTCGGGAGGGAGGGGCCACGGTATGCGATCGAGGAGATGACGACGATGCGGCTGATGGTCCTGAACCGCCGGCGGCCAGATCCTTCAGGGCGCTGA
- a CDS encoding serine/threonine-protein kinase has product MRRSALFGSFAAVILAVALIAVPAAAAQGQEMKDAHGMTNKSVPAYGNDRAAWQTPITLPETVAVDDPPVTTTIAAASETTAIPEAASTPSVTEQARFMGPNGTGMQGGSGDRTDLIVLAFIAVAVVVAALYGYFHLSARRASIDLDHTVIFGGEEPRSGDGGFPPALSARYTGIVPVGSGGTARVFLATRVRDGQTVAVKVPLRTDEATGRSFLKEIGIWRGLAHQNIVRVCAVNILPSPYVEMEYFDRSLKDLEKPLSPERACSIVAGIAEGLAYAHEKGVIHRDLKPGNILLAPDGTPKIVDWGLGRVLADGDETTAPGFSLHYAAPEQLAPARYGPAGAGTDLFQLGVVLYELLTGAFPYNGVGPGEYAAAVLSDDPIPPSAVEPALAPFDQIVLRCLEKDPATRYASAEAFLADLRTIEC; this is encoded by the coding sequence ATGAGACGTAGCGCGCTCTTCGGGTCGTTCGCCGCGGTCATCCTCGCGGTCGCCCTCATAGCCGTGCCGGCGGCAGCGGCGCAGGGTCAGGAGATGAAGGACGCTCACGGCATGACGAATAAGAGCGTCCCTGCATATGGGAACGACCGGGCGGCATGGCAGACCCCGATCACGCTCCCGGAGACGGTGGCCGTCGATGATCCCCCTGTGACAACGACGATCGCCGCTGCATCAGAGACCACGGCGATCCCGGAGGCGGCGAGCACACCGTCGGTCACGGAGCAGGCCCGCTTCATGGGACCGAATGGCACCGGGATGCAGGGGGGCAGCGGCGACCGGACCGATCTGATCGTGCTCGCTTTCATCGCCGTCGCCGTGGTCGTCGCCGCCCTGTACGGCTATTTCCACCTTTCCGCCAGGCGTGCGTCCATCGATCTCGACCATACCGTCATCTTCGGAGGAGAAGAACCGCGTTCCGGCGACGGCGGATTCCCTCCGGCCCTTTCAGCACGCTACACCGGAATCGTCCCCGTCGGGAGCGGCGGGACCGCCCGTGTGTTTCTGGCGACGAGGGTAAGAGACGGGCAGACCGTCGCCGTCAAGGTGCCGCTCAGGACGGATGAGGCGACCGGGCGATCGTTTCTGAAAGAGATCGGCATCTGGCGGGGGCTCGCCCACCAGAACATCGTCAGGGTATGTGCGGTGAACATCCTTCCTTCCCCGTACGTGGAGATGGAGTACTTCGACCGCTCGCTCAAAGACCTCGAAAAACCGCTTTCGCCTGAGAGGGCCTGCAGTATCGTCGCCGGGATCGCCGAAGGGCTCGCCTACGCCCATGAAAAGGGTGTGATACACCGCGATCTCAAGCCGGGAAACATCCTGCTCGCCCCGGACGGCACCCCGAAGATCGTCGACTGGGGGCTCGGCCGGGTGCTTGCTGACGGCGACGAGACGACCGCTCCCGGGTTCTCTCTCCATTATGCCGCCCCGGAACAACTTGCTCCGGCCCGCTACGGCCCTGCCGGCGCAGGGACCGATCTCTTCCAGCTCGGCGTGGTGCTGTACGAACTCCTGACCGGGGCGTTCCCGTATAATGGGGTCGGCCCGGGGGAGTATGCGGCGGCCGTCCTCAGCGACGATCCGATCCCGCCCTCGGCCGTCGAACCTGCCCTTGCACCCTTTGATCAGATCGTCCTCCGCTGCCTGGAGAAGGATCCCGCAACGCGCTATGCTTCGGCAGAGGCGTTTCTCGCCGACCTCCGGACGATCGAATGCTGA